The following proteins are co-located in the Pseudomonadota bacterium genome:
- a CDS encoding EAL domain-containing protein — protein MSRTADRRSRSLAAGLRLRVAVTIVAVVVLVQATNLLVLVSGDLSALEPTITGGENGFQTTLNLPRAFFLGALAGLLACVLAVQLLARSITRPLRALTRSALRLQRGEYRTPIRSTRRDELGALARTLDAMRTAILKRESEVLRLAYSDALTGLANRSRFQARLDGLLHEEEEGGAKTPRAVLSMDLDRFKNINDTLGHEVGDYVLKQVADRLRSVLSDRDVLARLGGDEFAILLHDGRAERALALAREVSGLLRKPFWYDSQSLDVGVSIGVARAPEHGRDALSLLRNAEQAMYASKRDHVMVVEYSPVADRQQSQLSLLSDLQVAMEQGQLTLFFQPKVSVRSESVRSVEALIRWIHPERGLIPPDAFIPFAEQTGFIKELTLWAIEAGLKQCAEWRAGGLALRVAVNVSTRDLLSEHLPSQVGELLREYRLPPRALCLEITESGFMSEPQRALKVLEDLAALGVKLAIDDYGTGYSSLAYLMQLPVHELKIDRAFVSDIGKDPRLATIVRSTVDLGHNLGLSVVAEGVEDEEAWQCLCEYGCDVAQGYYFAPPMPANELTPWILARAAQAPAVGAARPTAPRDTQARGGSRRIRRAG, from the coding sequence GTGTCTCGCACTGCTGACCGACGCTCTCGCTCCCTAGCCGCTGGCTTGCGGTTGCGCGTCGCGGTGACGATCGTGGCCGTGGTGGTGCTCGTGCAAGCGACCAACCTGCTGGTGTTGGTGAGCGGTGACCTCAGCGCTCTCGAGCCGACGATCACGGGCGGTGAGAATGGCTTCCAGACCACCCTGAATCTGCCGCGGGCCTTCTTCCTGGGAGCGCTTGCAGGGCTCCTCGCATGCGTGCTGGCCGTGCAGTTGCTGGCCCGATCCATTACCCGCCCCCTTCGGGCGCTCACTCGCAGTGCCTTGCGCCTGCAGCGCGGTGAGTACCGCACGCCGATCCGTTCGACCCGCCGTGACGAACTCGGCGCCCTGGCGCGCACCCTCGATGCTATGCGCACCGCGATCCTCAAGCGCGAGAGCGAGGTGCTGCGCTTGGCGTACAGCGATGCCCTCACCGGGCTCGCCAACCGCTCACGCTTCCAGGCTCGATTGGATGGCTTGCTGCACGAGGAGGAGGAGGGGGGTGCCAAGACGCCTCGGGCTGTGCTCAGCATGGATCTCGACAGGTTCAAGAACATCAACGATACGCTCGGGCACGAGGTGGGGGACTACGTACTGAAGCAGGTGGCGGATCGCTTGCGGTCCGTGCTGAGCGATCGAGACGTGCTGGCCCGATTGGGCGGGGACGAATTCGCCATTCTGCTCCACGACGGCCGCGCCGAGCGTGCGCTGGCGCTGGCGCGGGAGGTGAGTGGCCTGCTGCGCAAGCCCTTCTGGTACGACAGCCAATCCCTCGATGTGGGGGTGAGCATCGGCGTCGCGCGAGCGCCGGAGCATGGCAGGGATGCGCTCAGCCTGCTGCGCAATGCCGAGCAGGCGATGTACGCCTCGAAGCGCGATCACGTCATGGTGGTGGAGTACTCGCCGGTCGCCGATCGACAGCAGTCCCAGCTCTCCCTCCTCTCAGACCTGCAGGTGGCGATGGAGCAGGGGCAGCTCACGCTCTTCTTCCAACCGAAGGTATCCGTTCGTAGCGAATCGGTACGCTCGGTGGAGGCGCTGATTCGCTGGATCCACCCCGAGCGCGGCCTGATCCCACCCGATGCGTTCATTCCCTTCGCGGAGCAGACGGGCTTCATCAAGGAGCTGACCCTGTGGGCGATCGAAGCTGGCCTCAAGCAGTGCGCTGAATGGCGTGCCGGTGGGCTGGCGCTGCGGGTGGCGGTCAACGTCTCCACACGTGATCTGCTCAGCGAGCATCTGCCCAGCCAGGTGGGCGAGTTGCTACGCGAGTATCGCTTGCCGCCGCGCGCGCTGTGCCTGGAGATCACCGAGAGCGGCTTCATGAGCGAGCCGCAGCGCGCGCTGAAGGTGCTGGAGGACTTGGCGGCGCTGGGCGTGAAGCTCGCCATCGATGACTACGGCACCGGCTACTCCTCTCTGGCCTACCTGATGCAGCTCCCGGTGCACGAGCTGAAGATCGATCGGGCCTTTGTGAGTGACATCGGCAAGGATCCGCGCCTGGCCACGATCGTGCGTTCGACCGTGGACCTCGGGCACAACCTCGGCCTCTCGGTGGTGGCCGAAGGCGTGGAGGACGAGGAGGCGTGGCAGTGTCTGTGCGAGTACGGCTGCGACGTGGCGCAGGGCTACTACTTCGCCCCGCCCATGCCTGCCAACGAACTCACGCCGTGGATCCTCGCCCGCGCCGCACAGGCCCCGGCTGTGGGTGCAGCCAGACCGACGGCGCCTCGCGACACGCAGGCCAGAGGAGGGTCCAGGCGCATTCGCCGCGCCGGCTAG
- a CDS encoding DUF4331 domain-containing protein, which yields MRKFVNAGLSAALTVALAGATGTALASSHMDAPLITLDPAANTTDVYAFVTERDEQKRLVVALATYPFEFAGIGPHKYNFDDDVRYSLNLSLGDDVAAGRTSISYVFDFTTRFKNENTVLQSYLGVVENVDDDAQNLTQDYTVTRIDRRGANARSNDIVTLGDGLVPPNNQGIATPFYNQGDDGENPAKNGVATFEELDRYTQQSIVELDRGYRAFAGQRDDGFFGDIQAVFDLLQLRNPGVDAQAGFNIHLIALEIPLADIVEDDLQVVGVHATTSRRRFNVLSNDPEAVPDSKQGRFVQVARQGNPLFNEGLVAIADSDLYSRTTPERDAELFATYALTPELAALLNALVVPGTGLENAIETDRTDIAGIYIPDVIKVDLSTPAVRLAGNGSDDALNPDDEGFSSLSIFGGDVVQSQIQDPFGNGGLVPGGWPNGRRFGDDVVDIAVSALLSDLRTLPLFIQVAGDNVNGNDTGFNKVFPYESTPQNGRTSGRGSR from the coding sequence ATGAGGAAATTCGTAAACGCTGGACTGTCCGCAGCGCTCACCGTAGCGCTCGCCGGCGCCACGGGCACCGCCCTGGCCTCCAGTCACATGGACGCGCCGCTGATCACCCTCGATCCGGCAGCAAACACCACGGACGTCTACGCGTTCGTCACCGAGCGCGACGAGCAGAAGCGCCTGGTGGTGGCCCTCGCCACCTATCCCTTCGAGTTTGCGGGGATCGGTCCGCACAAATACAACTTCGACGACGACGTGCGCTACTCGCTGAATCTCTCCCTCGGCGACGACGTGGCGGCCGGTCGCACCAGCATCTCCTACGTGTTCGACTTCACCACCCGCTTCAAGAACGAGAACACGGTGCTGCAGTCCTACCTCGGTGTGGTGGAGAACGTGGACGACGACGCCCAGAACCTCACCCAGGACTACACGGTCACGCGCATCGATCGCCGCGGCGCCAATGCCCGTTCCAACGATATCGTGACCCTCGGCGACGGCCTGGTGCCGCCGAACAACCAGGGCATCGCGACCCCCTTCTACAACCAGGGCGATGACGGTGAGAATCCGGCCAAGAACGGCGTCGCCACGTTTGAAGAGCTCGATCGCTACACCCAGCAGAGCATCGTGGAACTGGACCGTGGCTACCGGGCCTTCGCCGGTCAGCGCGACGACGGTTTCTTCGGTGACATCCAGGCCGTGTTCGATCTGCTCCAGCTGCGTAACCCCGGTGTGGACGCCCAGGCGGGTTTCAACATCCACCTGATCGCCCTCGAGATCCCCCTGGCGGACATCGTCGAGGATGATCTGCAGGTGGTCGGCGTGCATGCCACGACGAGTCGTCGTCGCTTCAATGTGCTGAGCAACGACCCCGAGGCGGTGCCCGACAGCAAGCAGGGCCGCTTCGTGCAGGTGGCGCGCCAGGGCAATCCGTTGTTCAACGAAGGCCTGGTGGCGATCGCCGACTCGGACCTGTACAGCCGCACCACGCCGGAGCGTGATGCCGAGCTGTTTGCCACCTACGCCCTGACGCCGGAACTCGCCGCGCTCCTGAACGCGTTGGTGGTGCCGGGGACTGGCCTGGAGAATGCGATCGAGACGGACCGCACGGACATTGCGGGCATCTACATCCCCGACGTGATCAAGGTCGATCTCTCGACGCCTGCCGTGCGCCTCGCGGGCAACGGGTCGGACGACGCCCTGAACCCGGATGACGAAGGCTTCTCGTCCTTGTCCATCTTCGGCGGTGATGTGGTGCAGAGCCAGATCCAGGATCCCTTCGGCAACGGCGGTCTGGTCCCTGGCGGCTGGCCGAACGGGCGCCGTTTCGGTGATGACGTGGTGGACATCGCTGTGTCCGCACTGCTGAGCGATCTGCGCACCTTGCCCCTGTTCATCCAGGTGGCCGGTGACAACGTCAACGGCAACGACACGGGCTTCAACAAGGTGTTCCCCTACGAGTCCACGCCGCAGAACGGTCGGACCAGTGGCCGTGGCTCGCGCTGA
- a CDS encoding sigma-70 family RNA polymerase sigma factor: MATASSTDTKAQDDDALVALLSRTADGDRVAFAELYRLTAGALFAVLKRMLSSNEAAEDVLQDVYVSVWLKAGEYSEQRGRALTWLKSIARYRAIDALRRLGRERPFGDHELESIAAAYALPTGDERKLHHCIDELSADQRNSVQLAYAGGFTQQEIAASLAMPLGTVKSWIRRALGALKRCMDR, encoded by the coding sequence GTGGCCACCGCCAGCTCCACAGACACCAAGGCACAAGATGACGATGCCCTCGTCGCCCTGCTATCGCGCACGGCCGACGGCGACCGCGTCGCCTTCGCCGAGCTGTACCGCCTGACCGCGGGCGCGCTCTTCGCCGTGCTCAAGCGCATGCTGTCCTCGAACGAGGCGGCGGAAGATGTGCTGCAGGACGTCTACGTGAGCGTTTGGCTGAAGGCCGGCGAGTACAGCGAACAGCGCGGCCGCGCCCTGACCTGGCTGAAGAGCATCGCGCGCTACCGCGCGATCGACGCCTTGCGTCGCCTCGGCCGTGAGCGGCCCTTCGGCGACCACGAGCTGGAGAGCATCGCCGCCGCCTACGCCCTGCCCACCGGCGATGAACGCAAGCTCCATCACTGCATCGACGAGCTGAGCGCAGACCAGCGCAACAGCGTGCAATTGGCCTATGCTGGCGGCTTCACGCAGCAGGAGATCGCGGCCTCCCTCGCCATGCCCTTGGGTACGGTCAAGAGTTGGATAAGGCGTGCCTTGGGAGCGCTCAAGCGGTGTATGGACCGATGA
- a CDS encoding anti-sigma factor — protein MKYTDPTLLDALAARYALGTMRGRARQRFERLMRERADVMAQVVDWERRLEALDPPAGETPAPPARVWHRIVDRLGHAPNDELASRRQRQRPKPARPSAFTALAAGIAALLLVSGTWFVAQQVQPPSEVLERAPAYVSVIANADGADVWLVQVYDDPAQLRVRVNSAPTPLDDRVYELWMLPDDGVPVSLGLLPTFGALRTQVSAVALDALARSANLAVSTEPPGGSPTGQPTGDVVFVAPLARAEI, from the coding sequence ATGAAGTACACCGACCCAACGCTGCTCGACGCCCTCGCCGCCCGCTACGCGCTGGGCACGATGCGTGGACGCGCCCGCCAGCGCTTCGAACGCCTCATGCGCGAACGCGCGGACGTAATGGCCCAGGTCGTCGACTGGGAGCGCCGCTTGGAAGCCCTGGATCCCCCGGCGGGTGAGACGCCAGCACCTCCCGCGCGCGTTTGGCATCGCATCGTCGATCGCTTGGGACACGCGCCAAATGACGAGTTGGCGTCGCGGCGTCAACGCCAACGGCCCAAGCCCGCGCGGCCATCAGCCTTCACGGCGCTCGCCGCCGGGATCGCAGCGCTGCTCCTGGTGAGCGGCACCTGGTTCGTGGCGCAGCAGGTGCAGCCCCCGAGCGAGGTGCTCGAACGCGCACCGGCCTACGTGTCGGTGATCGCCAACGCCGACGGGGCGGACGTCTGGCTGGTGCAGGTCTACGACGATCCAGCGCAGTTGCGGGTGCGGGTCAACTCGGCGCCAACGCCCCTGGACGATCGCGTCTACGAGCTATGGATGTTGCCGGACGACGGCGTTCCCGTTTCCCTGGGCCTGTTGCCGACCTTCGGTGCGCTGCGCACGCAGGTGAGCGCGGTGGCCCTGGACGCCTTGGCTCGCTCGGCGAACCTGGCGGTCAGCACTGAGCCGCCGGGGGGATCACCCACCGGCCAGCCAACCGGCGATGTGGTGTTCGTGGCGCCGCTCGCGAGGGCGGAGATCTAG